One part of the Brevundimonas sp. NIBR11 genome encodes these proteins:
- a CDS encoding protein-glutamate O-methyltransferase CheR, which produces MIQDDFERLQALMVSRAGFRLGRDRIHLAEHRLAPVARREGFDSVDDMLASLWAKPVASLGWSVIEALLNPETWFRRDRAIFDTFANELLPAIGRARPDGLVRIWSAGCSHGQEPYSLAMRALETRANVDIVATDLSQRAVDRGRAGSYTAFEIQRGLSAQAMLNWFDPAEDAWVAKPELKSAVRFARHNLLDAPADAVQFDVILCRNVLSEMDPAKRGQVIDGLEKRLVDDGVLILGADERIDGDTVAFRPVGGRKGLFVKAPSALSRAA; this is translated from the coding sequence ATGATCCAGGACGATTTCGAACGTCTGCAGGCCCTGATGGTCTCGCGCGCCGGCTTCCGCCTGGGGCGCGATCGCATTCATCTGGCCGAGCACCGGCTGGCGCCCGTGGCCCGGCGCGAGGGCTTCGACAGTGTCGACGACATGCTGGCCAGCCTCTGGGCCAAGCCGGTCGCGAGCCTGGGCTGGTCGGTCATCGAAGCCCTGCTGAATCCCGAGACCTGGTTCCGCCGCGACCGCGCCATCTTCGACACCTTCGCCAACGAGCTCCTGCCCGCCATCGGCCGCGCCCGACCCGACGGTCTGGTGCGCATCTGGTCCGCCGGCTGCTCCCACGGTCAGGAACCCTATTCCCTGGCCATGCGCGCCCTGGAGACACGGGCCAATGTCGACATCGTCGCCACCGACCTGTCCCAGCGCGCAGTCGATCGCGGGCGCGCCGGCTCCTACACAGCTTTCGAGATCCAGCGCGGCCTCTCGGCTCAGGCCATGCTGAACTGGTTCGATCCGGCTGAGGACGCCTGGGTCGCCAAACCCGAGCTGAAGTCCGCCGTCCGCTTCGCTCGCCACAACCTGCTGGACGCCCCGGCCGACGCCGTCCAGTTCGACGTCATCCTGTGCCGCAACGTCCTCTCTGAGATGGACCCGGCCAAGCGCGGCCAGGTCATCGACGGCCTGGAAAAGCGTCTGGTCGACGACGGCGTCCTGATCCTGGGCGCCGACGAGCGGATCGACGGCGACACCGTGGCCTTCCGCCCCGTCGGCGGTCGCAAGGGCCTGTTCGTGAAAGCTCCCTCGGCCCTCAGCCGCGCCGCCTGA
- the recA gene encoding recombinase RecA, which produces MASQAALKLVGKEDGDKQRALEAAIAQIDRAFGKGSVMKLGKGGVADVIPSVSTGSLGLDMALGIGGLPRGRVIEVFGPESSGKTTLALHTVAEIQKAGGVAAFVDAEHALDPTYAQKLGVNLDDLLVSQPDHGEQALEIVDTLVRSGAVDIVVVDSVAALTPRAEIEGEMGDSLPGLQARLMSQALRKLTGSISKTNCIVLFINQIRHKIGVMYGSPETTTGGNALKFYASVRLDIRRTGAIKDRDEVTGNTTRVKVVKNKVAPPFREVIFDIMYGEGISKLGEIIDLGVKAGVIEKSGSWFSYDSTRIGQGRENVRNFLKANPDMADAIEKAVRASTNKIADELLGTPEPDEGQDLEG; this is translated from the coding sequence GTGGCATCGCAGGCGGCATTGAAATTGGTCGGCAAGGAAGACGGCGACAAGCAGCGCGCTCTGGAGGCGGCGATCGCACAGATCGATCGCGCCTTCGGCAAGGGCTCGGTCATGAAACTGGGCAAGGGCGGGGTCGCCGACGTGATCCCCTCGGTGTCCACCGGCTCGCTGGGCCTGGACATGGCGCTGGGGATCGGCGGCCTGCCGCGCGGTCGGGTGATCGAGGTGTTCGGTCCTGAATCCTCGGGCAAGACGACACTGGCCCTGCACACCGTGGCCGAAATCCAGAAGGCCGGGGGCGTAGCCGCCTTCGTCGATGCCGAGCACGCGCTGGACCCGACCTACGCTCAGAAGCTGGGCGTGAACCTGGATGATTTGCTGGTGTCCCAGCCGGATCATGGCGAACAGGCGCTGGAGATCGTCGACACCCTGGTGCGTTCGGGCGCCGTGGACATCGTGGTGGTCGATTCGGTCGCCGCCCTGACGCCGCGCGCGGAGATCGAGGGCGAGATGGGCGACAGCCTGCCGGGCCTTCAGGCTCGCCTGATGTCCCAGGCCCTGCGCAAGCTGACCGGCTCGATCTCGAAGACCAACTGTATCGTCCTGTTCATCAACCAGATCCGTCACAAGATCGGCGTGATGTACGGCTCGCCCGAGACGACGACGGGCGGCAATGCGCTGAAGTTCTATGCTTCGGTCCGCCTCGACATCCGCCGCACCGGCGCGATCAAGGATCGGGACGAGGTCACCGGCAACACCACCCGCGTCAAGGTCGTCAAGAACAAGGTCGCCCCGCCGTTCCGCGAGGTCATCTTCGACATCATGTACGGCGAGGGCATCTCCAAGCTGGGCGAGATCATCGACCTGGGCGTCAAGGCCGGGGTGATCGAGAAGTCGGGCAGCTGGTTCTCCTACGACTCGACCCGCATTGGTCAGGGCCGCGAGAACGTCCGCAACTTCCTCAAGGCCAACCCCGACATGGCCGACGCGATCGAAAAGGCCGTTCGCGCCTCGACCAACAAGATCGCCGACGAGCTCCTGGGCACGCCCGAGCCCGACGAAGGTCAGGACCTCGAGGGCTGA
- the cysQ gene encoding 3'(2'),5'-bisphosphate nucleotidase CysQ, with amino-acid sequence MTDRLSADLASGVLHDHLADIAEEAARVILPYWRAGGEVFAKADDSPVTLADREAEALILSRLAALYPEVQAVAEEQSEVEGKPESAADRFWLIDPLDGTKGFVQGKESFTVNIALIEGDRPTVGVVSAPATSVTWRTGPEGGAQMRRYGDAWRTIQVRNRPNEGFALLSHSVTDEEAARLAARHGCTKWQGTDSSLKFCLIAEGRFDAYPRTGPTMEWDTAAGQAVLEAAGGRVLNAEGQPLTYGKPDFLNGAFVAMGG; translated from the coding sequence ATGACCGACCGACTTTCCGCCGACCTCGCCTCGGGCGTGCTCCACGACCATCTCGCCGACATCGCCGAAGAGGCGGCGCGCGTGATCCTGCCTTACTGGCGCGCGGGAGGAGAGGTGTTCGCCAAAGCCGACGACAGCCCGGTCACCCTGGCCGACCGCGAGGCCGAGGCCCTGATCCTGTCGCGCCTCGCCGCCCTCTATCCCGAGGTTCAGGCCGTGGCCGAGGAACAATCGGAGGTCGAGGGCAAGCCCGAGAGCGCGGCAGACCGCTTCTGGTTGATCGACCCCCTCGATGGCACCAAGGGCTTCGTCCAGGGCAAGGAGAGCTTCACCGTCAACATCGCCCTGATCGAGGGCGACCGTCCGACCGTGGGCGTGGTCTCGGCGCCGGCGACCTCGGTGACCTGGCGGACGGGGCCGGAAGGCGGGGCCCAGATGCGGCGCTATGGCGACGCCTGGCGGACGATCCAGGTTCGGAACCGGCCGAACGAAGGCTTCGCCCTGTTGAGCCACAGCGTCACCGACGAGGAAGCCGCGCGTCTGGCGGCCCGCCACGGCTGCACGAAATGGCAGGGCACGGACTCGTCGCTGAAATTCTGCCTGATCGCCGAGGGGCGGTTCGACGCCTATCCGCGCACCGGCCCGACCATGGAGTGGGATACGGCGGCAGGGCAGGCCGTGCTGGAGGCTGCTGGCGGACGGGTGTTGAATGCCGAAGGACAGCCTCTGACCTACGGCAAGCCCGACTTCCTCAACGGCGCCTTCGTGGCGATGGGCGGCTAG
- a CDS encoding methyltransferase domain-containing protein, producing MNLIHALQDNTDPNSLVSRFRRARAKRIVDLITRIHAEKGSVNIIDLGGEANYWTLFDSQFLRASKVRITLVNPGGIDEVADPALFTIVDGDACALPQYADHSFDLVHSNSVIEHVGDWTRMEAFAAECRRLAPRYYVQTPYFWFPVEPHFSAPFFHWRSEQSRARSLLKRRHGFSQKALDMGAAMRDVQHARLLDKAQFRFLYPDAAHHDEVVAGLTKSLIAVRDPTAH from the coding sequence ATGAACCTGATCCACGCCCTCCAGGACAACACCGATCCCAACTCGCTGGTGTCGCGCTTTCGCCGCGCCCGCGCCAAGCGGATCGTCGATCTCATCACCCGGATCCACGCCGAGAAGGGATCGGTGAACATCATCGATCTGGGCGGCGAGGCGAACTACTGGACCTTGTTCGATTCCCAATTTCTGCGCGCCTCCAAGGTCCGCATCACCCTCGTCAATCCGGGCGGCATCGACGAGGTCGCCGACCCGGCCCTGTTCACCATCGTCGACGGGGACGCCTGCGCGCTGCCGCAGTACGCCGACCATAGCTTCGACCTGGTCCACTCCAACTCGGTCATCGAGCATGTCGGCGACTGGACGCGCATGGAGGCCTTCGCCGCCGAATGCCGCCGTCTGGCCCCGCGCTACTACGTCCAGACCCCCTATTTCTGGTTCCCGGTTGAGCCCCACTTTTCGGCCCCCTTCTTCCATTGGCGCTCGGAACAGAGTCGCGCCCGGTCTCTGCTCAAACGCCGCCACGGCTTCTCGCAGAAGGCGCTCGACATGGGCGCGGCCATGCGCGACGTCCAGCACGCCCGCCTGCTGGACAAGGCCCAGTTCCGCTTCCTCTATCCGGACGCGGCGCATCACGACGAGGTCGTCGCCGGTCTGACCAAGTCCCTGATCGCCGTGCGCGACCCAACGGCACACTGA
- a CDS encoding response regulator, producing the protein MDVRTCLIVDDSRIIRKVARRIVEGLGFEVDEAADGVEALSYCTGLMPDVVLLDWNMPVMDGLTFLRRLRATPGGDKPKVLFCTIETAPDRIAEALSAGADDYVMKPFDSEILHSKFSEVGAV; encoded by the coding sequence TTGGACGTCCGCACCTGCCTCATCGTCGACGACAGCCGGATCATCCGGAAGGTCGCACGCCGTATCGTGGAAGGTCTGGGCTTCGAGGTCGACGAGGCCGCCGACGGCGTGGAAGCCCTGTCCTACTGCACGGGCCTGATGCCCGACGTGGTCCTGCTGGACTGGAACATGCCGGTCATGGACGGCCTGACCTTCCTGCGCCGCCTGCGGGCAACCCCCGGCGGCGACAAGCCCAAGGTGCTGTTCTGCACCATCGAGACGGCGCCCGACCGGATCGCCGAGGCCCTGTCCGCCGGCGCCGACGACTACGTCATGAAGCCGTTCGACTCCGAAATCCTGCATTCCAAATTCAGCGAAGTCGGAGCGGTCTGA
- a CDS encoding histidine phosphotransferase family protein: MTDAAVSAPSELPVDGQELASLIAAKLCHDFISPSGAIISGLDLLNDPTAQDMRDDAMSLIADSAKKMVALVQFCRVAFGAATTAERFTGAELTELVDNVVAGGRATLGWKLDAGDFGKPQARALVNLAYLIVGALPMGGAATVAVRHEGAQIVIDGIAEGARARLKAEAATGLSGRRLSEGLAGQWIQPYWLWLTADQHGGSLAVEAVEGRVSMTVRMPS, translated from the coding sequence ATGACCGACGCCGCCGTCTCCGCCCCGTCAGAACTGCCCGTGGACGGCCAGGAACTGGCCAGTCTGATCGCCGCCAAGCTGTGCCACGACTTCATCAGTCCCTCGGGTGCGATCATTTCGGGCCTGGACCTGCTGAACGATCCCACGGCCCAGGACATGCGCGACGACGCCATGAGCCTGATCGCCGACAGCGCCAAGAAGATGGTCGCCCTGGTCCAGTTCTGCCGCGTCGCCTTCGGAGCCGCCACCACGGCCGAACGATTCACCGGCGCCGAACTGACCGAGCTCGTCGACAACGTCGTGGCCGGAGGCCGCGCGACGCTCGGCTGGAAGCTCGACGCGGGAGACTTCGGCAAGCCCCAGGCCCGCGCTCTGGTCAATCTCGCCTATCTGATCGTCGGCGCCCTGCCGATGGGCGGGGCCGCCACGGTCGCCGTGCGGCATGAGGGCGCACAGATCGTCATCGACGGAATCGCCGAGGGCGCCCGCGCCCGGCTGAAGGCCGAGGCCGCGACCGGCCTTTCCGGCCGGCGCCTGAGCGAAGGCCTCGCGGGCCAGTGGATCCAGCCCTACTGGCTGTGGCTGACGGCCGATCAGCACGGCGGATCCCTGGCCGTCGAGGCTGTCGAGGGCCGGGTGTCGATGACCGTGCGCATGCCGTCTTAA
- a CDS encoding DUF4344 domain-containing metallopeptidase: MSKSFGALLRRSLLVALGTLSLAACEDTTTTAHTNSAARSSGGDRGDFKVLPAALEDDEYTELAAQLSEERWLEDIADVLNESLNLPRDIGMRFAQCGENNAYYVPEDHEIQVCIEMFEGERENFANFYDTEEEIEDAVNGSFLFTVFHEVGHALIDVLEIPFTGREEDAADSLAAWWLIDGDDGEESAISGALSFYTDPSEAAEVEESDFEDEHSLSQQRYYTLTCLVYGSDTDKYANLLEEEWLTEARAEQCPAEFQRLTSTWYTLLDAHLKE; the protein is encoded by the coding sequence ATGTCCAAATCGTTCGGGGCGCTGCTGCGCCGCTCCTTGCTCGTTGCGCTCGGGACCCTGTCCCTGGCCGCCTGCGAGGACACGACGACCACGGCGCACACCAACTCGGCCGCCCGTTCCTCCGGCGGGGACCGCGGCGACTTCAAGGTCCTGCCGGCCGCGCTGGAGGACGACGAATACACCGAGCTCGCCGCCCAGCTCAGCGAGGAACGCTGGCTCGAAGACATCGCTGACGTACTGAACGAGAGCCTGAACCTGCCGCGCGACATCGGCATGCGCTTCGCCCAGTGCGGCGAGAACAATGCCTACTACGTCCCCGAAGACCACGAGATTCAGGTCTGTATCGAGATGTTCGAGGGCGAGCGCGAGAATTTCGCCAACTTCTACGACACCGAGGAAGAGATCGAGGACGCCGTCAACGGCTCATTCCTCTTCACTGTCTTCCACGAGGTCGGCCACGCCCTGATCGACGTGCTCGAAATCCCCTTCACGGGCCGCGAGGAGGACGCCGCCGACAGCCTGGCCGCATGGTGGTTGATCGACGGCGACGACGGCGAGGAATCCGCCATCTCCGGCGCCCTCAGCTTCTACACCGACCCGTCGGAAGCCGCCGAGGTCGAGGAGAGCGATTTCGAGGACGAACACTCCCTCAGCCAGCAGCGCTACTATACCCTGACCTGCCTGGTGTACGGCTCCGACACCGACAAGTACGCCAACCTCCTCGAAGAGGAATGGCTGACCGAGGCCCGCGCCGAACAGTGCCCCGCCGAATTCCAGCGCCTGACCAGCACCTGGTACACCCTGCTGGACGCTCACCTGAAGGAATAG
- the alaS gene encoding alanine--tRNA ligase — protein sequence MASLKQIRSTFLDYFAADGHTKVHSAPLVPQNDPTLMFVNAGMVPFKDYFTGAATPPYPRATSSQKCVRAGGKHNDLDNVGYTARHLTFFEMLGNFSFGDYFKEHAIDRAWTLVTKDYGLDPKRLLVTVYIDDDEAAAIWKRVTGFSDDKIIRIAGSDNFWAMGDSGPCGPCTEIFWDYGDHVPGGPPGSPDEDGDRYVEIWNNVFMQFEKENDEIVRKLPKPSVDTGMGLERMTSVLQGKNSVFDTDLFQTLIAASEDATSTKAEGAQAASHRVIADHLRSSSFLIADGVTPSNEGRGYVLRRIMRRAMRHAHLLGAADPLMHRLVPTLVDQMGEAFPELVRAQASIEDTMKQEEIRFRTTLGRGMALLDEATAGLSAGGVISGQTAFTLSDTYGFPLDLTQDEARRRGLTVDNDAYEAAMAQQRERGKANWKGSGQTASAGEWLSLRDRLGPTVFTGYDAIEGSGEVLAIVRGGESIDALEPGQTAEVLFDQTPFYGEGGGQTGDRGEVEWTDASGQQGFGVILDVQKHAGGDLYAHKIEIESGTLTIGARAQLRAGAEQRLTTRANHSAAHLVHAALKNVLGPHVAQKGQLVDAERMRFDFSHNAPVTEEQLAAIETEVNAIIRQNVPVTTQLMTPQDAIDGGAVALFGEKYGDEVRVVTLGRALTGDNNGPYSVELCGGTHVARTGDIALFKITAETGIASGIRRVEGVTGEAARQYLLAQAGVAKTLAQSFKVQPLDVPARVEALSAERKALEKQVADLKKQLALGAGSGASAAPEEINGVKLIARILDGVDGKGLRGVAEDFRKQVGSGVVALIGLSDGKAAVTVAATSDVADRVNSADLARAAVLAMGGQGAGGKADFAQGGAPDGSKAEDGLAAVRAALAG from the coding sequence ATGGCCAGCCTGAAACAGATCCGCTCGACCTTCCTCGATTACTTCGCGGCCGACGGTCACACCAAGGTCCACTCGGCCCCGCTGGTGCCGCAGAACGACCCGACGCTGATGTTCGTCAACGCGGGCATGGTGCCGTTCAAGGACTATTTCACCGGCGCGGCCACGCCGCCCTACCCGCGCGCGACGTCCTCGCAGAAATGCGTTCGCGCCGGCGGCAAGCACAACGACCTGGACAACGTCGGCTACACGGCCCGCCACCTCACCTTCTTCGAGATGCTGGGGAATTTCTCCTTCGGCGACTATTTCAAGGAACACGCGATCGACCGCGCGTGGACCCTGGTCACCAAGGACTACGGCCTCGATCCGAAGCGCCTGCTGGTCACCGTCTACATCGACGACGATGAGGCCGCCGCGATCTGGAAGAGGGTCACCGGCTTCTCGGACGACAAGATCATCCGCATCGCCGGCTCGGACAACTTCTGGGCTATGGGCGACAGCGGCCCCTGCGGTCCCTGCACCGAAATCTTCTGGGATTACGGCGACCACGTCCCCGGCGGCCCTCCCGGCTCGCCTGACGAGGACGGCGACCGCTACGTGGAGATCTGGAACAACGTCTTCATGCAGTTCGAGAAAGAGAACGACGAGATCGTTCGCAAACTGCCCAAACCCTCGGTCGATACCGGCATGGGCCTGGAGCGGATGACGAGCGTGCTCCAGGGCAAGAACTCGGTCTTCGACACCGACCTGTTCCAGACCCTGATCGCCGCTTCCGAGGACGCCACCTCGACCAAGGCGGAGGGCGCGCAAGCCGCCAGCCACCGCGTCATCGCCGACCACCTGCGTTCGTCTTCCTTCCTGATCGCCGACGGCGTGACCCCCTCTAACGAGGGTCGCGGCTATGTGCTTCGCCGCATCATGCGTCGCGCCATGCGCCACGCCCACCTGCTCGGCGCCGCCGATCCCCTGATGCACCGTCTGGTCCCGACCTTGGTCGACCAGATGGGCGAGGCCTTCCCGGAGCTGGTGCGCGCCCAGGCCTCGATCGAAGACACGATGAAGCAGGAGGAGATCCGCTTCCGCACCACGCTCGGCCGCGGCATGGCCCTGCTGGACGAGGCGACGGCGGGCCTGTCGGCAGGCGGAGTCATCTCGGGCCAGACCGCCTTCACCCTGTCCGACACCTACGGCTTCCCCCTCGACCTGACGCAGGACGAGGCCCGTCGTCGCGGCTTGACCGTCGACAACGACGCCTATGAGGCCGCGATGGCCCAGCAGCGCGAGCGCGGCAAGGCGAACTGGAAGGGCTCTGGCCAGACGGCCTCGGCCGGCGAATGGCTGTCCCTGCGCGACCGCCTCGGCCCGACCGTCTTCACCGGCTATGACGCCATCGAGGGCTCGGGCGAGGTCCTGGCCATCGTGCGCGGCGGTGAATCCATCGACGCTCTCGAACCGGGCCAGACGGCTGAGGTCCTCTTCGACCAGACCCCCTTCTATGGCGAAGGCGGCGGCCAGACCGGCGATCGCGGCGAGGTCGAATGGACCGACGCCTCCGGCCAGCAAGGCTTCGGCGTCATCCTCGACGTCCAGAAACACGCCGGCGGCGACCTCTACGCCCACAAGATCGAGATCGAGTCCGGAACCCTGACCATTGGCGCCCGCGCCCAACTGCGCGCCGGCGCCGAACAACGCCTGACCACCCGCGCCAACCACTCCGCCGCCCACCTGGTGCACGCGGCGCTGAAGAATGTTCTGGGTCCCCACGTGGCTCAGAAGGGTCAGCTGGTCGATGCCGAACGCATGCGTTTCGACTTCAGTCACAATGCACCCGTCACCGAGGAACAGCTCGCCGCCATCGAGACCGAGGTGAACGCGATCATCCGACAGAACGTCCCGGTCACGACCCAGCTGATGACGCCCCAGGACGCCATCGACGGCGGCGCCGTCGCCCTGTTCGGCGAGAAATACGGCGACGAGGTCCGCGTGGTCACCCTCGGCCGCGCCCTGACCGGCGACAACAACGGCCCCTACTCCGTCGAACTGTGCGGCGGCACCCACGTCGCCCGCACCGGCGATATCGCCCTGTTCAAGATCACGGCCGAGACCGGCATCGCCTCGGGCATCCGCCGCGTCGAGGGCGTCACCGGCGAGGCCGCGCGCCAGTACCTGCTGGCCCAGGCCGGCGTGGCGAAGACGCTGGCCCAGTCCTTCAAGGTCCAGCCCCTGGACGTCCCCGCCCGCGTCGAGGCCCTCTCGGCCGAGCGCAAGGCGCTGGAGAAACAGGTCGCCGACCTGAAGAAACAGCTGGCCCTAGGCGCCGGCTCAGGCGCGTCCGCCGCGCCGGAAGAGATCAACGGCGTCAAGCTGATCGCCCGCATCCTCGACGGCGTCGACGGCAAGGGCTTGCGCGGCGTCGCCGAGGACTTCCGTAAACAGGTCGGCTCGGGCGTCGTCGCCCTGATCGGTCTTTCCGACGGCAAGGCGGCGGTCACAGTCGCTGCGACCAGTGACGTCGCCGACCGCGTCAACTCGGCCGACCTCGCCCGCGCTGCCGTCCTCGCCATGGGCGGCCAGGGCGCCGGCGGCAAGGCTGATTTCGCGCAAGGCGGCGCGCCGGACGGGTCCAAGGCCGAAGACGGTCTGGCGGCGGTGCGCGCGGCTCTGGCGGGCTAG
- a CDS encoding DUF393 domain-containing protein has translation MSTLEVWFDGDCPLCRSEIALLRRLDRRGAIVFTDVATGQGGCPIDRADLLARFHACEDGRMVSGAEAFAAMWRAIPMLAPFGRLARNPRVLAGLERLYVAFLRVRPWIQRRVRRRSRSR, from the coding sequence ATGTCCACGCTGGAAGTCTGGTTCGATGGCGACTGCCCGCTTTGCCGGAGCGAGATCGCCCTGTTGCGGCGACTGGATCGGCGGGGCGCCATCGTCTTCACGGATGTAGCGACGGGGCAGGGCGGCTGTCCGATCGATCGCGCCGACCTGCTGGCCCGGTTCCATGCGTGCGAGGATGGACGGATGGTTTCGGGCGCCGAGGCTTTCGCGGCGATGTGGCGTGCGATCCCGATGCTGGCGCCCTTCGGCCGGCTGGCGCGGAACCCGCGGGTTCTGGCCGGGCTGGAGCGGCTGTATGTCGCCTTCCTGCGGGTGCGGCCGTGGATCCAGCGGCGGGTGCGGAGGCGCTCGCGGTCCAGATGA
- a CDS encoding M20/M25/M40 family metallo-hydrolase, giving the protein MRWALFLGSLAVALLIGVWALQVPAPKGTGSPAVDFSAARAMSDVRAIGARPHAVGSADHARVQQYLFGRMAQLGLNPTLQAGAMSPEAITRLTRWGGDPAATGNQAVNIVGVLPGRDPNAAAVLMMAHYDSAWSSPGAADDGAGVASVLEAVRAIKARGPTNRSLVVLLTDAEELNLDGARIFFSEHPLRDRVGAVVNLEARGGGGRAFMFETGRGNAETINLFSRAARKADGGASSSSLSIFVYENMPNGTDFTIPKNRGIGGVNFAFIGRPSQYHAPSSTPDNLDQGSVQHIGSQALEATDALLRADALPVAGRNVVYGDYLGLFTIVHSPDLGWTLLAITAALGAFAAWGARHATRLTAADVGRGMLSGLWVLAMGIVVAHGVRVLAGPLTARAESADAYYTLLRRLPWMEAGTGFAMSAVALALLAGRKALGPKLLSGVVVAAVAVSLILGGFEPVVLGAGGVAFALSVWSQSAPKTVWGGWLGLIALIFVLGCAAQGAAPEAALILIWPGLLAAVAAAACALVGARLESARALIPAVVATVVGGAWILNLSHQVFLGVGMDLPGVLALMTVLVLLFLTPLAPKAKGALAAAAAACLILACGLSLTARFAEPESPHTATGPS; this is encoded by the coding sequence ATGCGTTGGGCTCTGTTTCTCGGATCGCTGGCCGTCGCCCTCCTGATCGGCGTCTGGGCGCTTCAGGTCCCCGCGCCCAAGGGGACCGGAAGCCCAGCCGTTGACTTCTCCGCCGCCCGCGCCATGTCGGACGTCCGCGCCATCGGCGCCCGTCCCCACGCCGTCGGATCGGCCGACCATGCCCGCGTGCAGCAATATCTCTTCGGTCGCATGGCCCAGCTGGGCCTCAACCCCACGCTTCAGGCCGGGGCGATGTCGCCCGAGGCGATCACCCGCCTGACCCGCTGGGGCGGCGATCCGGCGGCGACGGGCAATCAGGCGGTCAACATCGTCGGCGTCCTGCCCGGCCGCGACCCGAACGCCGCCGCCGTCCTGATGATGGCCCACTACGACAGCGCCTGGAGCTCGCCCGGCGCGGCCGATGACGGCGCGGGCGTGGCGTCCGTTCTGGAAGCCGTGCGCGCGATCAAGGCGCGCGGCCCGACCAACCGCAGCCTCGTCGTCCTCCTGACCGACGCCGAGGAACTGAACCTCGACGGCGCCCGCATCTTCTTCTCCGAACATCCCTTGCGCGACCGCGTGGGCGCCGTGGTTAATCTGGAGGCGCGAGGCGGTGGCGGCCGCGCCTTCATGTTCGAGACCGGACGCGGCAATGCCGAGACCATCAACCTGTTCAGCCGCGCCGCGCGCAAAGCCGACGGCGGAGCCTCCTCAAGTTCCCTGTCGATCTTCGTCTACGAGAACATGCCCAACGGCACCGACTTCACCATCCCCAAGAACCGGGGCATCGGCGGAGTCAATTTCGCCTTCATCGGCCGTCCGTCCCAGTACCACGCCCCGAGCTCCACGCCTGACAACCTCGACCAGGGTTCGGTCCAGCACATCGGCTCGCAGGCGCTGGAGGCGACCGACGCCCTGCTGCGCGCCGACGCCCTGCCGGTCGCGGGCCGAAACGTCGTCTACGGCGACTATCTGGGCCTGTTCACCATCGTCCATTCGCCGGACCTCGGCTGGACCCTTCTGGCCATCACCGCCGCGCTGGGAGCCTTCGCGGCCTGGGGTGCGCGCCACGCAACCCGCTTGACCGCCGCCGACGTCGGACGCGGCATGCTGTCGGGCCTGTGGGTCCTCGCCATGGGCATCGTCGTCGCCCACGGCGTCCGCGTCCTCGCAGGGCCCCTGACGGCGCGAGCCGAGTCCGCCGACGCCTACTACACGCTTCTGCGCCGCCTGCCGTGGATGGAGGCCGGAACCGGTTTCGCCATGTCCGCCGTCGCCCTCGCTCTCCTGGCCGGACGCAAAGCCCTGGGGCCGAAACTCCTGTCCGGCGTCGTCGTCGCGGCCGTCGCCGTCAGCCTGATCCTGGGCGGGTTTGAACCTGTGGTCCTGGGCGCCGGTGGCGTCGCCTTCGCCCTGTCGGTCTGGTCCCAGAGCGCGCCGAAGACCGTCTGGGGCGGCTGGCTGGGCCTCATCGCCCTGATCTTCGTCCTCGGCTGCGCGGCCCAGGGCGCGGCGCCCGAAGCCGCCCTGATCCTGATTTGGCCGGGCCTTCTGGCGGCCGTTGCGGCGGCGGCCTGCGCCCTCGTCGGCGCCCGGCTGGAGAGCGCGCGCGCTCTGATCCCGGCCGTCGTGGCCACGGTCGTAGGGGGCGCCTGGATCCTGAACCTGTCGCATCAGGTCTTCCTCGGTGTCGGCATGGACCTGCCCGGCGTCCTGGCCCTGATGACGGTGCTGGTCCTGCTGTTCCTCACCCCCCTTGCGCCCAAGGCCAAGGGCGCGCTCGCCGCCGCGGCGGCCGCCTGCCTGATCCTCGCCTGCGGCCTGTCGCTCACGGCCCGCTTCGCCGAGCCCGAGTCGCCGCACACGGCGACCGGACCCAGTTAG